Genomic DNA from Acipenser ruthenus chromosome 41, fAciRut3.2 maternal haplotype, whole genome shotgun sequence:
GTTCTCAACCCAATGCAAAATATCACAAACTCTGACAAAAGTGGTGGCTGCAGTACTATTACAGGACTGACTGTGAATGTTTCAAGTTTGATAAAAGAGTTCTCATTCTTTGATCAAAACGCAGGCAGTGCCCACTACTCCCCACCCCCCAGCAAAGGCTTTGTACGCTTTCAGAAAATTATGAGAATTTTGGACGACCCCTAAGGGTGAACCATCTTCCTTAGTAAGCATTTCATTCTGAAAGGTAGGAAAATTGATTTTAGCCTGAGGGGGAGGGGCGGTGCTAATGTTGCTAGAGTTAAAATCagagccttataaaagtttacagtgaaagcatagctaGGTGAATAATGTATAGTcaaagcgtggtaaagcataggtaatacTTTTAAAGTccagagaggtgtagtaaagcacagtatgataaatgcatagtataatcatggaaAAAGCCTAGGGAAATCCAAAGTTACCGAGCAAATTTGACAGTATGGATTTTAAAGTCTTGATTAGCACTCTTTTAAAAGTTGCATGATATAAAGCTTATTCAGTTCGGACTTCCAACACACACCCGTAGACGaacaaacataattaaaaataaaatacagaagaaatattttgttttcaatttttgtattttttttaatttaatgaacaCAATGTAtacaaagtataaataaataaatacataaataataaataaataaataaataaataaataaaaaaaatacaataacattaAATAGGCCGAAAATCAGACAAGTATTGGTTTTcttacaatattttaatataaaatatttttgacATTGTCTCAATATGAGACTATGCCCCCTCAAAGCTgtttactgcagttttttttttttttccaatcttAATGTGAAACTTGAAAGTTCCATTTAAGGAATGttgaaattagtttttttaattcgtttttttttccctttaataTACAAGTTTCTCCCCATGGGGACTGAGAACTGATTTAAGGCAGAGCAATCGACCATAAGATTGATACTATAATCAATGTGCTGCTAGAGGTGAAACTGTTTCCGAATCTTTGCCTGAAGTAAACAGCTTTGGTAGATAGGGGGCAGTAGCGAGACTACAAAAGTTCAATATTTGAATGTATTGAGAGAAACAACTCCAGATCAACGACTCCAGATAAACACTAGCAAATCGTGTTAGTTAAAAGAAATGTGTAGAtttgagttaaaaataaataatatattttactttttttcactCCAAAGTGTAAATAATatatgttatttctttttttaaaaaagtataactGTATTAATTTATACTGTGGAGTAACCAAAAATAgtaacatcaaaataataataataataataataataataataataataataataataataataataataacaataataataataacattcacaatcaattctttaaaaaaaaatacatttgcttttttttctataaatataGCTCTCTTTCTTTTTAGTAGTGTAAACATTGCAATGAGAGTCATTGATCAGTACGGTGAGTTCAGCTCATACAAAAACAGGCTGCAGTTACAGCATTCTGAGTTAAAATGAGTTAAAGGGAATTCATTGTGTGTGCATCCATTAATCaagatgcttttaaaataaataaagccaagAAAAGGGGGATTGAACCGCACTGAACTCAAGTGCCAATGCTGCGCCCCAGTCAAACACAGTGCCAGCGGGATTCAAACCATGATCACACTCTCTCAGCATATATGACAAGAGATCTGATCTAAATCGCAAAAGCCCCAAAAAAGGTCTTGCTGTCATTAATCAAAGTGAGGGGGCTGGCTTTCACTTTCAGCTTGTCTCCCTGATTTAGCTTGAACAAGGCTCCCTGGTACAGGGGCACGGTCCACACACCCCCCTGGTTCTTCTGCAGGCAGAGGGAGCGTGAGGTGCTCAGGATTGGCTCGTACTTGGGATAGGAGTCTGACCACCTCTCCACCGACAGCGAGAGAATATTGGTGGAGGAGCCATGGCCGCTGCAGCCGTTCGACAGGTCTGAGGCGCCCTTGCCCTCCGAAGAGCCCTTCCCCTTGAACACTACCTGAGCGTAAATGAAGTACAGCCCTTCTGCAGGGATCACCAGCTCCTGCTCATTCTCTAATCGCATGCCTTTCTCAAGGAAAGCTTGGTTGGCGTTGCTGAGCCAGGACAGCTTAGTGCGGTCCTTGGATAAATCAGCTGCTGTGGGGAGAGATGAAATAATTGGGGTTAGGGTGTTATTAAATGCTAGCTCCAAATGTGAACTGCTATtacatggtgtttgcaatcattttgagaTGTTCTGCTGCTTCCATATACAGTTGTTATCTTTTTCTCTCAGGCTGCCTTTAGTTGGCTTGTCTGGAATTTCTCTTAGGGACTGAAAgtacttcctcattccattcaaatcatgtgacaatgtgtgTGCTGCTCACACAGTGTACAGAGCAGGTGGGGTTGACAGCACTGACAGGTTTACATTGgaacatgatttgaatggaatgggggaaactgttAGTCCCAGCACTTTTCAAAGCCAGGAAAAGACAAGAGCTCTGGACGTTTGACAGTGGGAAGGGATTCAGAGAATTGTGTTGTGGAGGTACTTACCAATCAAATGTGCTGCTGGTTTTCCTGCTTCTTTTTTGTCTGATACCTGTTTCAGTTGGGCAGGCATGTCTGTAAGGAAAAATGACAACGTCTGTTAGTAGaggcaaagaaagaaagaaagaaagaaagaaagaaagaaagaaagaaagaaagaaagaaagaaagaatataaaaaaagactactcactttcATTCACCGTCTCTGTGAAGCTTTCTGGTGTTGTAGAAGCAACTGTGTTTGTCTGATAAGGTAAGAAGATTATCGTTAGTTAGTTGGTAGCTTTCAAAGGAAAACACAAGCCAACCACAAAGACCACACGAGCTGATAGATACCAGGTCACAACACAGCCATGCTTTGCAAAAGTCTGCAAATAGCCTGGTCGTTTTGCAAAGTGAAACATGATTTGCATGACGTGTATTATACAATGGTGAACTATTGAAGTAAGgcatttaaaaatctaaaaaaataaaccacaccaAAAGAAAGCCGACTTTCGTTTCAGTTGTGACAATATAGAGAGATGTTGGCTTATTTTAGTGTATCTACCATCCTGATAGCCataaactaaatacaaacaaGCCAGCTGCTACAGTGCTCACGGCATAAGGATTGAAAactattattaaaatgtaattccttCATCTTATTGCTGGTTTGTTCTACGCTAGATGCCCCATTCGTGTaagtacaggttttttttttttgtgtgtgtgtttgtttgtttatttatttgtattgtatttgtattgattAGTATTAGTATTTAGTACACTGCAAGTTTCACTTCTGTTATACCGTTGCACCTTGCTGATAATATCCCTTTATTAACATctatataaatacatactgtatattcaaaTTCAAACATAGACTATAGGCTGCtgttataaaaacacatatttagcCGAGCTGTATTCTTTACATATATTTCCTTGATAGATGTAAGGCATGTTGTGtttagaatatatttaaaatcaatCGAAGAGACGAGTGACTTATTTCGGTTGACTTTCGGTGATATTTACTATTTTCTTCATATAATTCCTATTCAAATGTGAAATACGAAATGTCATTTCTTACAAACAAATGCCATACACTGCTCCTAtggtactgtattttaattgcaTTCCTCAATTGACGTGTTATTTAATGTGCGGTGAAAAGAAAGcagtaataacatttaaaatataaacaacctTCCTTTAACAAAATATCATAAGCAACAAAAAAGGTGAATTgagatataatataatatttgcaCAAAGTTTTCTAAATTAAGACGATAGAAAGTTTCTTACCTGTTCAATTTTTGAAGGTATAACGCCAAAGTACATCATCGCTAAAACAAATGTGGCTGCAGTCAGGAGCAGAAAAGAAAGCAAGCTAATCCGTTTCCAACACCGGTCCGATTTCTTCGACGTTTCTCTCACCACTATGAGACCCCTGTTTTCAATGTCCAGAGCGAGAGACGAGTCACAAGCTAGCGTTTTCTCCATTTTAATTTATGTGCACTGGCTGCTTTTATTcggttgttgtttattttttaaagagtcCGTTTTATTGTGAGACTGGATACTCTGTTATGAGCCTTGTCTAAAGAGACAAGCCTTTTATAAGCAGAGCCTTTTAGTTTTGCAGAATGGAACTTCCGCCTTGGCACCAGGTACTTTCCCTGATAGCGTTCCTTTAGTTTCCACTCTTGCTTAGAGTTTCTATGGAAAAGAAAATACATCATGTCCAATTCGGGATTCTGGGTTCTCTACCCGGGTACCCCAACATTTATATACAATTGTAAGtacatttaaatactatatagtatttcaatgtacttacaattgttacaagatatcacattatttctacatacaattacccatttatacagttgggtttttaccggagcaatctaggtaaagtaccttgctcaagggtacagcagcagtgtcccccacctgggattgaacccacaaccctctggtcagaagtccagagccctaaccacaattCAACACTGCTGCTCTAATCAAAACTATTTTTCCCCTTTTATCCCACAGacccccttacttactaaatacctttCGTATACCTCGACATTTAATTTtccaattgtcttttttttttaaaaaaaaaatagaacaactAGGGCAGTTGTTCCCAAAGAGGCTCACTAAATCTCTTGGTAGATAGATTTAAGGCAGAgcattattatgtttttattaacacacaatagTAGCTCTCTGTAATGAGTATATGCTATACTTTGTCTAAAAAAGAACAACAatgtgtaaattattattattattattattattattattattattattattattattattattattattattattattattatttgttttggtaACTTATGTTAACATAGCTGCAAATAACGTTatggaacaaaaaaaacatattttgtacaCATGGTTAAATAACATAACTTGGCAAAACAGAATATACATGTAAATTGCAATACAACGCCAATAACAGTGaaaaaaagtcaagtagacaaacgtttctcTCAACATTAGTGTAACGAAGGATATTGTAAGTATCTGATTCTGCTTGGCCTTTTATTATACCTTGGTTattaactaaaaatgaaaataaattcatacatacatacatacatacatacatcagtTATGAATATGAAGTAAACAACAAATGAATTATTAGTTTTCCTGACTTACTTAATTGATCCATGTTTATGCTTATTATTCCAGCAACAATGTCCCTGCATTTAACCAATGGGGGCTGATTCTGAAAAGACACCTAAATGTATTTctgatgtgaaaaaaaaaattgtaaagacAATTTACCAACTCACAGTTGCAACAATTTGTTTTAGagtttgtaattttccatttacCAGCTGACAGCTACCACAGCTGCAGAGCGGACAGTAATTGCAGTTATATCTCAGTGGACATTTCTGcaacctcacttcagaaattcagatgctaggagtcttttcagaagcagaccccCGCTAGTAAGCAAACAGTGATCTTAGCGGTACTAGTAATAAAGAATCATTTGTATTCAGCTTTGAAGTCTTTTCAAACCCACTAAGGGATAGGATACTCCACTTCTAAAAATCATACACGATGGGTTGGCCAGCCCTGGTTTATCAATCACATATAGTATAAAGTGTGTATGATATGGGATTGAAGGAATAGTCTATCTAACCCAAAGCATTCAATAAGAAC
This window encodes:
- the LOC117971660 gene encoding lymphotoxin-alpha-like, producing the protein MEKTLACDSSLALDIENRGLIVVRETSKKSDRCWKRISLLSFLLLTAATFVLAMMYFGVIPSKIEQTNTVASTTPESFTETVNENMPAQLKQVSDKKEAGKPAAHLIAADLSKDRTKLSWLSNANQAFLEKGMRLENEQELVIPAEGLYFIYAQVVFKGKGSSEGKGASDLSNGCSGHGSSTNILSLSVERWSDSYPKYEPILSTSRSLCLQKNQGGVWTVPLYQGALFKLNQGDKLKVKASPLTLINDSKTFFGAFAI